The following nucleotide sequence is from Methylotenera sp. G11.
CTGCAGCAGAAAATATCAGCCAAATCCATACAGCTAATGACGCCTGCCTGGCACACACTGAAAACCGCCAATAACAGCACGCTTTTTACCGACCAGCACTTGCTGGAACAGGTCATCTACAACCTGGTGCTGAACGCAATTGATGCTTCAGCCAAAGCGGGCCGGATTGAAATACAGCTGACGACCATGCCTGAAGAGTTCACGCTGCACATACTGGATAACGGCAGCGGCATGCCATTTACCCCGGACCCCAGCGCCATAAGCGCACCAACCACAAAACGGTTTGGAACCGGCATCGGAATCCCTTTTGCATTTAAAGTATGTGACGCCCTGGGAGGTAGCCTGCAATACAATGCCAGACCCGGTGGCGGTACTGCGGTCACGATTAAATTACCCAAAACAATCGCGCTTGATTAACTGCGTATCGCCTGATGAGATTGGCTACTGACCTATTTTATGAGGCTGATTAAAAATATTGTCACTTTCATAACTTATCCTCTTGCCTTAACTGCGCTTTTTATCAACAATGTAGGAAAGTTTTAACAAAGATGACACACCCCGATGCTTAACCAATCCCTGACAGATTTCCAACTACCGGCAACCAGCGGCAAAACCTTCCAGCTTTCAGACTATGCGGGCAAGAACCTGGTTATTTATTTTTATCCCAAAGACTCAACTCCGGGCTGCACTACCCAAGGCATTCAGTTCCGGGATGCTTATGCCCAGTTCCAGGCACTTGATACCGAGATTTTTGGCATCTCGCGTGACAACCTGAAGTCACATGAGAACTTTAAAGCCAAGTTCACATTCCCGTTTGAGTTACTGTCCGACACCGAGGAACTCGCATGCGCAGTGTTCGGGGTGATTAAAATGAAAAACATGTATGGCAAACAGGTGCGCGGCATCGAGCGTAGCACCTTTGTGATCGATAAAAACGGAAAGTTGGTGAAAGAATGGCGTGGCGTCAAAGTAGATGGCCATGTCGCAGAAGTGTTAAGCTTTGTCCAAACGC
It contains:
- a CDS encoding peroxiredoxin, producing MLNQSLTDFQLPATSGKTFQLSDYAGKNLVIYFYPKDSTPGCTTQGIQFRDAYAQFQALDTEIFGISRDNLKSHENFKAKFTFPFELLSDTEELACAVFGVIKMKNMYGKQVRGIERSTFVIDKNGKLVKEWRGVKVDGHVAEVLSFVQTL